One genomic segment of Burkholderia pyrrocinia includes these proteins:
- a CDS encoding DUF4238 domain-containing protein, with the protein MRKRLHHHVWQHYLKSWLVNGAITCLAADSIFRTGTVRVAVDRDFYTLKALSNQDLQLARVLIGGVKNEDARQSQLRFLERIAIPSRLKGISPDIDSEIDTFHSNVLEEWHTAIEHSFIPLLKRALVHDIDFYRHDQDCIPFLHYLCTQNMRTKGVRERVLALNAESGVLDISRIWPILAITFAENVGATLYVERRRRKLVLIQNTTDVPFITGDQPVANLLAIADGPPERLALYYPISPDLALVLNEVDDELPLASETLTTEQVRGLNAKLASGCHAQLFGTSEEALRSAQHDPAWVPRSS; encoded by the coding sequence ATGAGAAAGCGACTTCATCACCATGTCTGGCAACACTATCTGAAATCGTGGCTAGTCAACGGGGCGATAACATGCTTGGCCGCAGATTCGATCTTCCGAACCGGAACCGTCCGAGTTGCAGTGGATCGCGACTTCTACACACTGAAGGCTCTCAGCAATCAAGATCTGCAGCTCGCCCGCGTCTTGATCGGCGGAGTGAAGAACGAGGACGCACGTCAAAGCCAGCTTAGATTTTTGGAAAGGATTGCAATTCCTTCCAGGCTCAAAGGCATATCACCAGACATCGATAGCGAGATTGATACATTTCACAGCAACGTCCTCGAGGAATGGCACACAGCGATTGAACACTCGTTCATCCCGTTACTGAAAAGGGCGCTGGTTCACGACATCGATTTCTATAGACACGACCAAGACTGCATCCCGTTCCTTCACTACCTGTGCACTCAGAACATGCGAACAAAGGGTGTTCGCGAACGTGTTTTAGCGCTGAACGCGGAAAGCGGCGTTCTAGACATATCCAGAATCTGGCCGATCCTCGCCATTACCTTCGCGGAAAACGTTGGGGCGACCCTGTATGTTGAACGACGGCGACGCAAACTTGTGTTGATTCAGAACACGACTGACGTGCCGTTCATAACCGGTGATCAGCCCGTGGCTAATCTATTGGCCATTGCAGACGGCCCGCCTGAGCGTTTGGCCCTCTACTACCCGATTTCTCCTGACCTTGCATTGGTATTGAACGAGGTCGATGACGAACTCCCTCTTGCCAGCGAAACACTTACGACGGAGCAAGTCCGCGGCCTCAATGCGAAACTTGCATCAGGGTGCCACGCGCAGCTGTTCGGTACTTCGGAGGAGGCTTTACGCTCTGCTCAACACGATCCCGCATGGGTTCCACGCTCTTCATGA